AGTCTTTTTATGAATGAACGTCCGCTGTATTTCGATTACGCCGCCACCACCCCGGTGGACGAGCGGGTCATCAAGGTGATGGTCGAGTGTCTGGGGTTCAACGGTAACTTCGGCAACCCGGCTTCCAGTTCCCACGCCTTCGGCCAGCAGGCACGAAAAACCGTCGAGAACGCCCGGCAGCAAGTGGCCGACCTGGTCGGCGCCCAGGCGCAACAGATTGTCTGGACTTCCGGTGCGACTGAGTCCAACAACCTCGCCCTCAAAGGCGTGGCGCAGGCCCGTGGTGTGTCCGGCGGGCACATCATCACCAGTCAGATTGAACACAAAGCCATCCTCGACACCGCCCGGCAATTGCAGGACGCCGGTGTCGCCGTGACCTATCTGGTGCCGGACGCCGAGGGCCTGATCACGCCGCAAGCAGTCAGCGAAGCGATGCGCGACGACACCTTTCTGGTGTCGCTGATGCTGGTCAACAACGAACTCGGCACCGTCAACGACATCCCGGCCATCGGCGAAGTGGTGCGTGGACGCGGGGCGCTATTCCACGTCGATGCGGCCCAGGGCGCCGGCAAGGTCGCGATCGATCTGGCGCAATGGCCGGTGGACCTGATGTCGTTCTCGGCACACAAGCTCTATGGCCCCAAAGGGATCGGCGCGCTGTACGTCGGCCCACGTGCGCAACAGCGCTTGCAGGCGCAGATTCACGGTGGCGGCCACGAGGGCGGCTTGCGTTCCGGTACGCTGGCGACGCATCAGATCGCTGCCATGGGCTCGGCATTTGCCCTGGCCGCTGAAGCCTTTGAAGGCGAGAAGAAAACCATCGTCGCGTTGCGCGATCGACTGCTCGGACAACTGTTGAGCCTGCCCGGCGTGCGCCTCAATGGCAGCAGCACTCAACGTATTCCGCACACCCTGAGCCTGACCTTCAGTGAAGGCGAGTTCAACCCGGCTGCGCTGAGCCATTCGATCGCGTTTTCCGCGACCTCGGCCTGCAACTCCGCCAGCAACACACCGTCTCACGTGCTACTGGCATTGGGGCACGATGCGCATTTGGCCGGCCGCACCATTCGTCTGAGCCTCGGCCGTTTCACTACCGCCGAAGACATCGACAACGCTGTAGATCTGATCAAGACCGCCTGCGCCAGTGCTCCGGCATTCTGGGCGACAGGGCTTTAACGAGCCGGCTTCGAACGGCACCGAACAATAACGATGAAGTGATTGGCAGGAGACACGATGAGTACCCAGACTTTGACCGAAGGAACGGTTCCCCAGCGCCTGGCGCACACCCGCGAACTGATGCGTCGCGAAGGCATCCACGCACTGCTGGTGCCGTCCGCGGACCCGCACTTGTCGGAATACCTGCCGGGTTATTGGCAGGGGCGGCAATGGTTGTCGGGTTTTCATGGCTCGGTGGGGACATTGATTGTCACCACTGATTTCGCCGGGGTCTGGGCCGACAGTCGTTACTGGGAACAGGCGACCAAGGAGCTCAAGGGCAGCGGCATCGAGCTGGTCAAGTTGCAACCGGGTCAACCGAGCCCGCTGGACTGGCTGGCCGAGCAGACGCCGGAAGGTGGCGTGGTCGCGGTCGACGGCGCAGTAATGGCCGTGGCGTCGGCGCGGACCCTGGGTAGCAAGCTCGAAGCGCGGGGCGCTAGCCTGCGTACCGACCTCGACTTGTTGAACGAAGTCTGGAGCGACCGTCCGGGCCTGCCGAAAGCGCCGATCTATCAACATTTGCCGCCGCAGGCGACCGTCAGCCGTGGCGAGAAACTCGCCCAGCTGCGTGAAACCCTGCAGGAACGCGGCGCCGATTGGCACTTCATCGCCACCCTCGACGACATCGCCTGGCTGTTCAACCTGCGTGGCGGCGATGTGTCGTTCAACCCGGTGTTCGTTTCCTTTGCGTTGATCAGCCAGCAACAAGCCATGCTGTTTGTGGCCTTGAGCAAGGTCGACGCGCAGCTGCGTGCGGTGCTGGAAAAAGATGGCGTGACCTTGCGCGACTACAGCGAAGTCGCTGACGCTTTGGCTGCGATCCCGAACGGCGTAAGCCTGCTTGTGGATCCGGCGCGGGTGACCAGCGGTCTGCTGGGCAACCTCGACAGTGGCGTGAAACTGGTCGAAGGCCTGAACCCGACTACGTTGGCCAAATCACAAAAAAGCCCGGCGGATGCCGAGCACATCCGTCAGGCGATGGAGCAGGACGGCGCGGCGCTGTGCGAGTTCTTCACCTGGCTGGAATCGGCCTGGGGGCGCGAGCGCATTACCGAGCTGACCATCGACGAGAAACTCACGGCGGCCCGTGAGCGTCGCCCGGATTATGTATCGCTGAGTTTCAACACCATCGCTGCGTACAACGCCAACGGCGCGATGCCGCACTACCACGCCACCCCGGAAGAACACGCGGTGATCGAGGGCGACGGCTTGCTGCTGATCGACTCTGGTGGCCAATACCTGGGCGGTACCACTGACATCACCCGCATGGTGGCCGTTGGTACGCCGAGCGAAGAACAGAAACGTGACTGCACCCGCGTCTTGAAAGGCGTGATTGCCTTGTCCCGTGCGCAATTCCCGAAAGGCATTCTGTCGCCGTTGCTGGACGCGATTGCCCGTGCGCCGATCTGGGCTGAAAACGTGGATTACGGCCATGGCACCGGTCACGGTGTGGGTTATTTCCTCAATGTTCACGAAGGTCCGCAGGTGATCGCCTATCAGGCTGCGCCGGCGCCGCAAACCGCCATGCAGCTGGGAATGATCACTTCCATCGAGCCGGGTACTTATCGTCCAGGTCGCTGGGGTGTGCGCATCGAGAACCTGGCGATGAACGTCCTGGCTGGAAGCAGCGAGTTCGGCGAATTCCTCAAGTTCGAAACTCTGACCCTGTGCCCAATCGACACTCGCTGCCTGGAGCCGTCGTTGCTGACGCAGGAAGAGAAGGAGTGGTTCAATGCCTATCACGCCGAGGTGCGCGAGCGTTTGAGCCCGTTGCTGGATGGCGCGGCCCTGGAATGGCTGAACACGCGTACTGCCGCTATTTAAAAGGTTGAAGCTCGGGCGCTGCAGCCAGCGCCTGGGTCATGTAATCGACAAACGCGTTGACCCTGGCGGACTGGCGACGGTTCGCCGGGGACACGGCGTGTATCGGCAGTGATCGGGTCTGGTAATCCTGCAACAGGGCAACCACTCGACCGGCCTTCAAATCGTCACTGAACAGCCAGACAGGTGACAGCGAAATCCCCAATCCTCCCAATACCATTTCGCGGATGGCCTCGGAGTTGTTGCTCTGGGCATTGCCTGTGATGCGTACCTCGTGGCGTTGGCCGTCCTTTTCGTAAGTCCACAGGTTTTGCGATTCGAGCAGGTTGAATTGCAGGCAGTTGTGCTGCGCAAGATCCTGCGGTGATTGCGGATGTTCATAGCGTTGCAGATAAGCAGGTGCTGCGACGCTGACGCGATGGGTGGTGCCGACTCGACGGGCGATCATGCCGCTGTCGTTCAACTCGCCAATGCGCAGGCTGACATCCAGGCCTTCGTTGACAAGATCCAGGTTCTGGTCGTTCAGATGCAGGTCAATCTGCACTTGCGGGTAGCGCTCAAGAAAACCGGGCAGGCGCGAGGCGATCTGTAGCCGACCGAAGCTCACTGAGGAGCCAATTCGCAACGATCCGGCAACCGCTTCCCTGCCAGACTGGAAGCTGTGTTCGGCTGCATCCACGGCCGCGAGGATATTTCGGCATTCGTTGTAGTACCGCTGACCCTCATCTGTCAGTGACAACTTGCGTGTGCTGCGGGCAATCAGCTTACCGCCCAGTTGGCTCTCAAGGGCACGCAGGACTTTGCTGATGGTCGGCTGGGTGGTGTGCAGTTCCCGGGCAACGGCGGAGAAACTGCCGCGTTCGACCACCCGGACGAAGATGGCCATTGCGTTGAGCTTGTCCATGAAACGCCTCATTCATGCCGTTTTGGCATGATCACTATAGTCATTTGGCGTCTTATCGGCATGGATCTGTTGCGGGAACATGGCTTCACTTTCTCCCACAGGATTGACCGAAATGACTGACTCAATGCACATGCGCGCGCTGATAGTGGACACCGCCAACGCTCCGCTACGCTTGGTTTCCCTTGAACGCCCCGTGGCGGGTGCCGGACAGGTGTTGGTGCGGATCAAGGCCAGCGGTGTGAATCCGCTGGACCTGAAAATCCGTGCGGGGCAGGCCGCTCATGCGCGACAACCGCTGCCGGCGGTGTTGGGGCTGGATCTGGCGGGGGTGATCGAAGCGGTAGGTGAGGGCGTGCAGGGCTGGGCGCCGGGCGATGAAGTTTATGCGTTGGCAACCGGCATTGGAGGTGTGCAGGGTTCGCTGGCCGATTTTGCGGCGGTTGATGCGCGGCTTTTGGCGCGTAAACCGGTCAATCTGAGCATGCGCGAAGCCGCAGGTTTACCGTTGGTGCTGATTACTGCCTGGGAAGGCCTGGTGGATCGGGCTCGGGTAAGGGCTGGGCAAAAGGTATTGATTCACGGTGGTGCGGGCGGTGTCGGACATGTGGCAGTGCAAATCGCCCGGGCGCTCGGTGCCGAGGTTTTTGCGACGGGGTCCGCAGGGCAACGCGGAATTATTGAAGGTTATGGCGCGACGTTCATTGATTACCGTGAGATGTCGGTCGAGGACTATGTCCGTGAGTACGCGGCCGGGGAGGGTTTCGATATTGTTTATGACACGGTGGGCGGTGAAACGCTGGATGCGTCGTTCAAGGCTGCGCGGATATACCACGGACATGTGTTGAGTTGCCTCGGGTGGGGGGAGCATAGTCTGGCGCCGCTGTCCTTCCGGGGGGCGACCTACTCTGGCGTGTTTACCTTGTTGCCGCTGCTGACGGGAAAGGGTGGCGAGCACCATGGTGAGATCCTGCGCCAGGTAGCCTTGTTGATCGAAGCTGGAGAGGTGAAGCCACTGCTCGATGCGCGTCGGTTCACGCTGGAGTCCGCTGGCGAGGCCCATGAGCTGCTTTCATCGAAAGCAGTTCATGGGCGCCTGGTGGTAGAGATCTAGCGCAGGGCTTCTTCAACGAAGTCGAGACGATCCTGACCGAAGAACAACTGGTTGCCGATGAACATGCTCGGCGCGCCGAAGACTCCACGCTTGACGGCTGTCTCGGTGTTGTCCTTGAGGGTAGTCTTGACCGCTTCATCATTGGTCAGTGCCAGTACCTGCTCAGGATTGAAACCGTGTTCGGTCAGCACCGCTGCGACCGTTGTCGGTTCATCGAGACCGCGGCCATCAACCCAAAGCGCTTTGAACAGGCAGTCGATGAACGCGAGGAAGCGCTCCGGGTGCCGCAATTGAATGCCGGTCACCGCTCGCATCAACATCAGGGTATTGATCGGAAAATGGGGATTGAATTTCAGGGGCACGTCGTAGCGTTTGGCGTAGCGGTCCAGATCCTGAAACATGTAGCGGCCCTTGGCCGGGATCATCGCCGGTGACGCATTGCCTGTGGCCTTGAATACGCCGCCCAGCAGCATCGGGATATAGATCAACTGGCTGCCGGTTTCGGCGCAGATTCCTGGCAGTTGGGTGTACGCGAGATAGGTGGCGGGGCTGCCGAGGTCGAAGTAGAACTCCACGGTTTTGCTCATGTTCGCTGCACTCATTGTTGTTATTGGAAGGGATTACCAGCGTTCGTTCCAGGGGCGCAGATCCAGCTCGAAAGACCAGGCGTCCCTTGGCTGGCTGTGCAGGTACCAATAGTTCTCGGCGATGTGCTCGGGATTGAGAATACCGTCCTGATCCTTGGTTGCGTATTTGTCGGGGAAATTGCTGCGGATAAAGTCGGTATCGATGGCACCGTCGACCACGATGTGGGCAACGTGAATGTTCATCGGGCCGAGTTCTCTGGCCATGCTTTGCGCCAGTGCGCGGATGCCGTGCTTGGCCCCGGCAAATGCGGCAAAACCGGAGGCGCCTCGTAGCCCGGCGGTAGCTCCGGTGAACAGAATGGTGCCGCGCTGGCGGGTGACCATTCGCTTGGCCACTTCGCGAGCATTGAGGAACCCTGAGAAACAAGCCATTTCCCAGATCTTGAAATACTTGCGTGCAGTTTCTTCGAGAATGCTGCAAGGCACGTTGGCCCCGATGTTGAAAACAAACGCTTCAATCGGCCCGAGACGGGTTTCGATATCTTCGATCAGTGCAATGACGTCTTCTTCCTTCCGCGCATCGCAGGCAAAACCGTGGGCTTCGCCGCCGTCCGCCTGAATGGCTTCCACCAACGGCTGCAATTTGTCGGCGCTGCGCCGTGTGACGCAAGCGATGAAACCTTCTTTGGCGAACCGCCTGGCGATGGCGCCACCCGTGGCATCACCTGCACCGACAACCAATACGACCTTCTTGTTATTCATGGGTGGATCCCTTTAGTAAACGATCGTTAAGTGAACGAACGTTATGCTAGGATTTGCTCAGCGTCAAGGCAGTCAATTGCGAGGATGAATGCATGCGGTACTCCGCCGGTCACAAGCTTGAAACCAAAGAAAAGCTGCTGCAAAGCAGCTCGCTGTCCGCGAAAAAAAGCGGTTTTTCAACGATGGGTGTTGATGGCCTGATGAAGACGATCGGCCTGAGCGGTGCGGCGTTCTACAGTCATTTCTCGTCCAAGGACGCTTTGTTCGCCGCTATCGTCGAGCGCGAGTTGTGTCAGAGCCTGGATCGGCTTGGTGGGCGGGGGGAGCAGGATCGTGAGCGGTTGGAGCGATGCCTGAAGCTGTATCTGAACATGGCGCATGTCGAGCAACCTGAGCTGGGTTGCGCATTACCTGCGTTAGGTGCCGAGATTGCGCGGTCGGATGTCGTTGTGCGGGAACAGGCTGAGCTATGGATTTGTCGGCTTCAGGAAAGTTGGGCGCAAATTCTGGAGAGCGACAGCCTGGCCTGGGCCATTCTGTCGCAATGTGTCGGGGCGTTGGTGGTTGCGCGAATGCTGGCGTCCCCACAAGTTCAGCAGCGGGTGCTGGAATCCAGTCACGAAGAGATCGGCCGCCAGCTCGCCGTTCAGCGAGCACAATAGCGGCGGCGGTTTATTTGCAGATGACGATCATGCTTCGGCTGGTATAGCCGGCGGGGTTGAGACCAAAGGGATAATCACCCGGCTCCTCCACCGCATCCCCGGATTTGGCGATGACTTTATAACCCTTCGGCGCACAGGAGTTGGCGGCACTGGTGTAACACTTGTCCCAGGAAGATGAGAGTCCTGAACAGTTGATATGCAGCCCTTTTTTGCCGTGCTTTACCTGAGTCTTGGAGGTTGCCGCGCATCCCGCAACGGCGAGCACGGCGATCAGTATCAAAATTCGTTTCATTACCGTCCTTATGGCGGCCTCGAGTCTGACGCTCGGGTCTGCCTGCATTCGCTCTCGCTTGATGCGTTCCGATGTCCCTATCCGAAAAAGTCCATATCTGGCACTGAGTTGCGAAGCTAAACATGGCCTAAATGAGCGGCAAATACCAGACCTTCGTTACAACCGCTTTCAATCCGCCGCAATCACGGGCTTGGCATGGCTGCCCATGGTCATGGTTGCACCGACGGAAGCCAGGATAATGCACAGGATCGCCATCCATTGTGACAAAGAAAGGTATTCCTGCAGGAATAGCAGCCCTGATAGAGCACCAAATGCCGGCTCGATACTCATCAGCGTGCCGAAGGTGCGGGCTGGCATGCGGGTGAGGGCGATCATTTCCAGGGTATAAGGCAGGGCCGTGGAGAGAATGGCGACACCGATGGCTATCGGGATCAGCGAAGGCGTCAGCAACGCGGCACCTGCGTGGACGATGCCAATGGGGGCAACGAACAGTGCTGCGATCATCACGCCCAGTGCTGCGGTCGTCACGCCGTTGTCAGCGCCGGCCTTCTGGCCGAAGAGAATGTAAAGCGCCCAGCAAACACCAGCGCCAAGCGCATAGGCCACACCGGTAAGGTCGAGGCCCGCTGTCGTCGCACCTGTTGGTATCAATAGCAGCAATCCGACTGCGGCGAGGGCAATCCAGAGAAAGTCGATTGCACGACGGGATGCGTAGATGGCTACGGCCAGCGGCCCGGTGAACTCCAGCGCAACCGCAATGCCGAGCGGCACAGTGCGTAAGGACATATAGAAGAGAAAGTTCATGCCGCCCAGCGCCATCCCATACACGATCACGGTGCGCAGCGATTTGGCCGTCAGCTTTGCCTTCCAGGGTCTCAGCAGTAGCACCATGATCACGCTGGCGAACATCAGGCGTAGCGTGGTTGTACCTTGGGCGCCCACGATGGGGAACATGCTTTTGGCCAGAGAGGCGCCTGACTGGATTGATGCCATGGCAATCAATATCAGGCCAACCGGAAACAGGATGGATACAAGACTGCGGGGTTGGTCGTTCATTGCGCGGCATCGTCCGATAGTAAAGGCAGTAGAAGGCATTAACTGAGTGATGGGCAATATACTGCGCATTCGCTGGTGTTG
The sequence above is a segment of the Pseudomonas sp. HS6 genome. Coding sequences within it:
- a CDS encoding aminotransferase class V-fold PLP-dependent enzyme, whose translation is MNERPLYFDYAATTPVDERVIKVMVECLGFNGNFGNPASSSHAFGQQARKTVENARQQVADLVGAQAQQIVWTSGATESNNLALKGVAQARGVSGGHIITSQIEHKAILDTARQLQDAGVAVTYLVPDAEGLITPQAVSEAMRDDTFLVSLMLVNNELGTVNDIPAIGEVVRGRGALFHVDAAQGAGKVAIDLAQWPVDLMSFSAHKLYGPKGIGALYVGPRAQQRLQAQIHGGGHEGGLRSGTLATHQIAAMGSAFALAAEAFEGEKKTIVALRDRLLGQLLSLPGVRLNGSSTQRIPHTLSLTFSEGEFNPAALSHSIAFSATSACNSASNTPSHVLLALGHDAHLAGRTIRLSLGRFTTAEDIDNAVDLIKTACASAPAFWATGL
- a CDS encoding aminopeptidase P family protein; this translates as MSTQTLTEGTVPQRLAHTRELMRREGIHALLVPSADPHLSEYLPGYWQGRQWLSGFHGSVGTLIVTTDFAGVWADSRYWEQATKELKGSGIELVKLQPGQPSPLDWLAEQTPEGGVVAVDGAVMAVASARTLGSKLEARGASLRTDLDLLNEVWSDRPGLPKAPIYQHLPPQATVSRGEKLAQLRETLQERGADWHFIATLDDIAWLFNLRGGDVSFNPVFVSFALISQQQAMLFVALSKVDAQLRAVLEKDGVTLRDYSEVADALAAIPNGVSLLVDPARVTSGLLGNLDSGVKLVEGLNPTTLAKSQKSPADAEHIRQAMEQDGAALCEFFTWLESAWGRERITELTIDEKLTAARERRPDYVSLSFNTIAAYNANGAMPHYHATPEEHAVIEGDGLLLIDSGGQYLGGTTDITRMVAVGTPSEEQKRDCTRVLKGVIALSRAQFPKGILSPLLDAIARAPIWAENVDYGHGTGHGVGYFLNVHEGPQVIAYQAAPAPQTAMQLGMITSIEPGTYRPGRWGVRIENLAMNVLAGSSEFGEFLKFETLTLCPIDTRCLEPSLLTQEEKEWFNAYHAEVRERLSPLLDGAALEWLNTRTAAI
- a CDS encoding LysR family transcriptional regulator, translating into MDKLNAMAIFVRVVERGSFSAVARELHTTQPTISKVLRALESQLGGKLIARSTRKLSLTDEGQRYYNECRNILAAVDAAEHSFQSGREAVAGSLRIGSSVSFGRLQIASRLPGFLERYPQVQIDLHLNDQNLDLVNEGLDVSLRIGELNDSGMIARRVGTTHRVSVAAPAYLQRYEHPQSPQDLAQHNCLQFNLLESQNLWTYEKDGQRHEVRITGNAQSNNSEAIREMVLGGLGISLSPVWLFSDDLKAGRVVALLQDYQTRSLPIHAVSPANRRQSARVNAFVDYMTQALAAAPELQPFK
- a CDS encoding zinc-dependent alcohol dehydrogenase family protein, whose translation is MTDSMHMRALIVDTANAPLRLVSLERPVAGAGQVLVRIKASGVNPLDLKIRAGQAAHARQPLPAVLGLDLAGVIEAVGEGVQGWAPGDEVYALATGIGGVQGSLADFAAVDARLLARKPVNLSMREAAGLPLVLITAWEGLVDRARVRAGQKVLIHGGAGGVGHVAVQIARALGAEVFATGSAGQRGIIEGYGATFIDYREMSVEDYVREYAAGEGFDIVYDTVGGETLDASFKAARIYHGHVLSCLGWGEHSLAPLSFRGATYSGVFTLLPLLTGKGGEHHGEILRQVALLIEAGEVKPLLDARRFTLESAGEAHELLSSKAVHGRLVVEI
- a CDS encoding 2-hydroxychromene-2-carboxylate isomerase, whose protein sequence is MSKTVEFYFDLGSPATYLAYTQLPGICAETGSQLIYIPMLLGGVFKATGNASPAMIPAKGRYMFQDLDRYAKRYDVPLKFNPHFPINTLMLMRAVTGIQLRHPERFLAFIDCLFKALWVDGRGLDEPTTVAAVLTEHGFNPEQVLALTNDEAVKTTLKDNTETAVKRGVFGAPSMFIGNQLFFGQDRLDFVEEALR
- a CDS encoding SDR family oxidoreductase is translated as MNNKKVVLVVGAGDATGGAIARRFAKEGFIACVTRRSADKLQPLVEAIQADGGEAHGFACDARKEEDVIALIEDIETRLGPIEAFVFNIGANVPCSILEETARKYFKIWEMACFSGFLNAREVAKRMVTRQRGTILFTGATAGLRGASGFAAFAGAKHGIRALAQSMARELGPMNIHVAHIVVDGAIDTDFIRSNFPDKYATKDQDGILNPEHIAENYWYLHSQPRDAWSFELDLRPWNERW
- a CDS encoding TetR/AcrR family transcriptional regulator, producing MRYSAGHKLETKEKLLQSSSLSAKKSGFSTMGVDGLMKTIGLSGAAFYSHFSSKDALFAAIVERELCQSLDRLGGRGEQDRERLERCLKLYLNMAHVEQPELGCALPALGAEIARSDVVVREQAELWICRLQESWAQILESDSLAWAILSQCVGALVVARMLASPQVQQRVLESSHEEIGRQLAVQRAQ
- the rhtA gene encoding threonine/homoserine exporter RhtA, translating into MNDQPRSLVSILFPVGLILIAMASIQSGASLAKSMFPIVGAQGTTTLRLMFASVIMVLLLRPWKAKLTAKSLRTVIVYGMALGGMNFLFYMSLRTVPLGIAVALEFTGPLAVAIYASRRAIDFLWIALAAVGLLLLIPTGATTAGLDLTGVAYALGAGVCWALYILFGQKAGADNGVTTAALGVMIAALFVAPIGIVHAGAALLTPSLIPIAIGVAILSTALPYTLEMIALTRMPARTFGTLMSIEPAFGALSGLLFLQEYLSLSQWMAILCIILASVGATMTMGSHAKPVIAAD